Genomic segment of Leptolyngbyaceae cyanobacterium:
ATTCCTTCCTTCTATAACGAACCAGATTACATCAATTTGATGGCTCGTTTAGTAGAAGAAAAAGTCGCCGCCGAACTAGCGGAAAGTTATCTGCCATCTCAAATTGGCATCATATTAATGAATCACGGTTGTCCTCACAAAGCCAAAGGATTTACTTCCGGGATTACCGAAAGCGAGGCACTTTACGAATTAATCAGGGAAAAACTGATTAACCGCTATCCTCTCATTTCAGTTGGTTGGTTAAATCACGACACGCCACTGATTGAATGGACTCAACCGGATGCCAAACAAGCTGCCAAAAACTTAATTGAATTAGGTGCAAAAGCAATTGTATTTATGCCGATCGGTTTTGCTACCGAAAATCACGAAACGCTCTTGGATGTTGACCACATCATTCATGGTTTAGAAAAGCAACATTCAGAAGTAAGTTACGTGCAAATGGCTTGCGTTAACGACCATCCAGATTTCTTAAAGATGGCAGCAGAATGGGCAAATCCACAAATTGAAGCTTTATTCTCAGAACAAGCTTTAGCAGTTAATCTGCATTTAGCTGCTCATCATCACGGTCATCATCACGACCACCATCACGACCACCACCACGACCACCACCACGACCACCATCACGACCATCACCACCACTAAGGATAAGTAGGGTGCGTGATGGCATTATACCAAATCCGGGTCTACTACCCCCTTTCCCTTTCCCCCCAAACATAATGGGGGTAATTAAACCGGATTTGGTATTACTCCTATATTGCTATTGCGTTGGTTTCAGGTATTTTGACCGGAAAAAAGGGTTTCAAGCCTCCCCTTGAAAGGGGAATCATCAAAGAAATTCTCGCTTATTTCAAGCTCTGTCCTTTTAAGGCTCCAGTCAATCTAAAATCTAAAATCCTCGCATCTAAAATCGAATGACCGTCATGCACAACTTGTAGTTAAAAATGCAATTAAAGGTGCGTTTAGCTTAAGCTAACGCACCCTACATATTCCCTAGATATTTAAGATTGATTTAACGACGATCGCAAAAAGTACAGATCAATTCTCCTGATTTGATTCCGATGGTTGGTCATCTAAAACCAGCTTGTATTGATTAGTTTGACTACTTTGACTGCTAATCTCGTTGCCACGGGGAATCCCGCTCATTTTCATCACATCGCTAAGAGTGGCACAGTAAACTGGCAAACCAAAAGTCGCAGGATTAACGGGATTTTGGTAAGTAAAGTGGCGATAGTTGAGGCAGAACCTATCCCAAGGACT
This window contains:
- a CDS encoding ferrochelatase; translation: MVATPEKIQEQVQQSNSSDKVAVLLMGYGEVESYEDFANYNEQALNLLTAKFAPVPTWIYPPLAKILAMFDLHEWSHQHHNFISPHNAIFEKQRAGIEEALQQKWGDRIKVFKAFNFCAPFLPEQVLTEIKTEGFDKILIYPLLVVDSIFTSGIAVEQVNKAFEKLADGDEHWVKGLRYIPSFYNEPDYINLMARLVEEKVAAELAESYLPSQIGIILMNHGCPHKAKGFTSGITESEALYELIREKLINRYPLISVGWLNHDTPLIEWTQPDAKQAAKNLIELGAKAIVFMPIGFATENHETLLDVDHIIHGLEKQHSEVSYVQMACVNDHPDFLKMAAEWANPQIEALFSEQALAVNLHLAAHHHGHHHDHHHDHHHDHHHDHHHDHHHH